A window of the Hordeum vulgare subsp. vulgare chromosome 5H, MorexV3_pseudomolecules_assembly, whole genome shotgun sequence genome harbors these coding sequences:
- the LOC123395809 gene encoding uncharacterized protein LOC123395809 isoform X2 — MGKKIRRSAYASLVIMARNIAVKGKNRWGKQLCCFPCSSNYFCTSTYANGEQSAITQAMDIAEMKGQTSYCVYTSHIPRNSTHRDGSIYKRHSVFLRLWPLITRRDETQLEPMMSSQPMNCSPDREKCEIHYATHMLQIFSLKLAKNSTNDGLVQIYGYIAVRDFDDSLLNYVVNRSRDDPIIVEQGSLIEMTGPKRYIAMLSPVLLEFDMRIKKGEQEEDDLQLIDGADEYGGVRTSEYPFTCRINGDCGAVDITLALVRWAFEATIDVIISKVQCGFDLSLSSFVLNMDGLHEIQLFRGSIGGSCSLRRHVIAVKENTWMHLKFKVGQRSCKNDGDLDRHCSFKAKKHGYDYQQIMLELASISVKVTWSNVE; from the exons ATGGGGAAAAAAATAAGGAG ATCTGCTTATGCGTCCTTGGTCATCATGGCAAGGAACATTGCAGTAAAAGGCAAGAACAGATGGGGCAAGCAGCTCTGCTGTTTCCCTTGTTCCAGTAACTATTTCTGCACCTCCACCTACGCCAACGGCGAGCAATCTGCCATCACCCAAGCAATGGATATAGCAGAGATGAAGGGCCAAACCTCTTATTGTGTATATACATCCCACATTCCTCGCAACAGCACCCATCGGGACGGTTCTATTTACAAGAGGCACTCTGTTTTTCTACGTCTATGGCCACTTATTACCCGACGTGATGAGA CACAACTAGAGCCAATGATGTCCTCGCAGCCCATGAATTGCTCCCCGGATCGGGAAAAATGTGAAATACATTATGCAACTCATATGTTGCAGATTTTCTCATTAAAATTGGCTAAAAATAGTACCAACGACGGCTTGGTACAGATATATGGATATATAGCAGTGCGGGATTTTGATGATTCATTGCTTAATTATGTTGTCAACCGCAGCAGAGATGATCCCATCATTGTGGAACAG GGTTCTCTTATTGAGATGACTGGCCCTAAGCGATACATCGCAATGCTATCCCCTGTACTTCTCGAGTTTGACATGAGGATCAAGAAAGGAGAGCAAGAAGAGGATGATCTACAACTAATAGATGGTGCAGACGAGTACGGCGGTGTACGCACATCTGAATACCCATTCACTTGTCGTATTAATGGAGATTGTGGCGCGGTTGACATCACTTTAGCCCTTGTTCGTTGGGCATTTGAGGCCACAATAGATGTTATCATATCAAAAGTGCAGTGTGGATTCGATTTATCTCTCAGTTCGTTTGTTCTTAATATGGATGGGTTACATGAGATTCAGCTCTTTCGTGGCAGTATTGGTGGGTCGTGTAGCTTAAGAAGACATGTGATTGCTGTAAAGGAGAATACTTGGATGCATTTGAAGTTCAAGGTAGGTCAGAGAAGTTGTAAAAATGATGGTGATCTTGATCGGCATTGTTCCTTCAAAGCAAAAAAACATGGGTATGATTATCAACAAATCATGCTCGAGCTTGCCTCTATCTCAGTGAAGGTGACTTGGTCGAATGTAGAATAG
- the LOC123395809 gene encoding uncharacterized protein LOC123395809 isoform X1, which produces MPHLGRVSRSAYASLVIMARNIAVKGKNRWGKQLCCFPCSSNYFCTSTYANGEQSAITQAMDIAEMKGQTSYCVYTSHIPRNSTHRDGSIYKRHSVFLRLWPLITRRDETQLEPMMSSQPMNCSPDREKCEIHYATHMLQIFSLKLAKNSTNDGLVQIYGYIAVRDFDDSLLNYVVNRSRDDPIIVEQGSLIEMTGPKRYIAMLSPVLLEFDMRIKKGEQEEDDLQLIDGADEYGGVRTSEYPFTCRINGDCGAVDITLALVRWAFEATIDVIISKVQCGFDLSLSSFVLNMDGLHEIQLFRGSIGGSCSLRRHVIAVKENTWMHLKFKVGQRSCKNDGDLDRHCSFKAKKHGYDYQQIMLELASISVKVTWSNVE; this is translated from the exons ATGCCCCATCTGGGCCGCGTTTCACG ATCTGCTTATGCGTCCTTGGTCATCATGGCAAGGAACATTGCAGTAAAAGGCAAGAACAGATGGGGCAAGCAGCTCTGCTGTTTCCCTTGTTCCAGTAACTATTTCTGCACCTCCACCTACGCCAACGGCGAGCAATCTGCCATCACCCAAGCAATGGATATAGCAGAGATGAAGGGCCAAACCTCTTATTGTGTATATACATCCCACATTCCTCGCAACAGCACCCATCGGGACGGTTCTATTTACAAGAGGCACTCTGTTTTTCTACGTCTATGGCCACTTATTACCCGACGTGATGAGA CACAACTAGAGCCAATGATGTCCTCGCAGCCCATGAATTGCTCCCCGGATCGGGAAAAATGTGAAATACATTATGCAACTCATATGTTGCAGATTTTCTCATTAAAATTGGCTAAAAATAGTACCAACGACGGCTTGGTACAGATATATGGATATATAGCAGTGCGGGATTTTGATGATTCATTGCTTAATTATGTTGTCAACCGCAGCAGAGATGATCCCATCATTGTGGAACAG GGTTCTCTTATTGAGATGACTGGCCCTAAGCGATACATCGCAATGCTATCCCCTGTACTTCTCGAGTTTGACATGAGGATCAAGAAAGGAGAGCAAGAAGAGGATGATCTACAACTAATAGATGGTGCAGACGAGTACGGCGGTGTACGCACATCTGAATACCCATTCACTTGTCGTATTAATGGAGATTGTGGCGCGGTTGACATCACTTTAGCCCTTGTTCGTTGGGCATTTGAGGCCACAATAGATGTTATCATATCAAAAGTGCAGTGTGGATTCGATTTATCTCTCAGTTCGTTTGTTCTTAATATGGATGGGTTACATGAGATTCAGCTCTTTCGTGGCAGTATTGGTGGGTCGTGTAGCTTAAGAAGACATGTGATTGCTGTAAAGGAGAATACTTGGATGCATTTGAAGTTCAAGGTAGGTCAGAGAAGTTGTAAAAATGATGGTGATCTTGATCGGCATTGTTCCTTCAAAGCAAAAAAACATGGGTATGATTATCAACAAATCATGCTCGAGCTTGCCTCTATCTCAGTGAAGGTGACTTGGTCGAATGTAGAATAG
- the LOC123395809 gene encoding uncharacterized protein LOC123395809 isoform X3: MPHLGRVSRSAYASLVIMARNIAVKGKNRWGKQLCCFPCSSNYFCTSTYANGEQSAITQAMDIAEMKGQTSYCVYTSHIPRNSTHRDGSIYKRHSVFLRLWPLITRRDETQLEPMMSSQPMNCSPDREKCEIHYATHMLQIFSLKLAKNSTNDGLVQIYGYIAVRDFDDSLLNYVVNRSRDDPIIVEQVHIFTWFSY, encoded by the exons ATGCCCCATCTGGGCCGCGTTTCACG ATCTGCTTATGCGTCCTTGGTCATCATGGCAAGGAACATTGCAGTAAAAGGCAAGAACAGATGGGGCAAGCAGCTCTGCTGTTTCCCTTGTTCCAGTAACTATTTCTGCACCTCCACCTACGCCAACGGCGAGCAATCTGCCATCACCCAAGCAATGGATATAGCAGAGATGAAGGGCCAAACCTCTTATTGTGTATATACATCCCACATTCCTCGCAACAGCACCCATCGGGACGGTTCTATTTACAAGAGGCACTCTGTTTTTCTACGTCTATGGCCACTTATTACCCGACGTGATGAGA CACAACTAGAGCCAATGATGTCCTCGCAGCCCATGAATTGCTCCCCGGATCGGGAAAAATGTGAAATACATTATGCAACTCATATGTTGCAGATTTTCTCATTAAAATTGGCTAAAAATAGTACCAACGACGGCTTGGTACAGATATATGGATATATAGCAGTGCGGGATTTTGATGATTCATTGCTTAATTATGTTGTCAACCGCAGCAGAGATGATCCCATCATTGTGGAACAGGTGCACATATTTACAT GGTTCTCTTATTGA
- the LOC123395808 gene encoding probable inactive receptor kinase At2g26730: protein MASAAALLLAAAVVALLACLALADPPASEQSALLAFLAATPHERKLGWSASTPACAWVGVTCDAANSTVIKLRLPGVGLVGPIPPSTIGRLRNLQVLSLRANCVSGAIPDDILRLSALRSVFLHDNAISGAIPPGVSGLAALERLVLSHNNLSGPIPFALGGLAARSALRLDGNRLSGKIPSIANPGLKVFNVSDNRLNGSIPRALSRFPADAFAGNLQLCGTPLPPCSPFFPSPSPAPGTGPSDGKPPKKKKKVSTAAIVGIIVAAVVAALLLLLAILFCCKRSQRGARVDGAKGTAAAATGTTRPPASSGDGTGTASSPKDDAGTSGSVAAAAAGGGTGEASRLVFVGKGAGYSFDLEDLLRVSAEMLGKGSAGTSYNAGEECVSQC, encoded by the coding sequence ATGGCGTCCGCGGCGGCGCTGCTGCTGGCGGCTGCCGTAGTCGCCTTGCTGGCATGCCTGGCACTCGCGGACCCGCCGGCGAGCGAGCAGTCGGCGCTGCTGGCGTTCCTCGCGGCCACCCCGCACGAGCGCAAGCTCGGGTGGAGCGCCTCCACGCCGGCCTGCGCCTGGGTCGGGGTCACCTGCGACGCCGCCAACTCCACCGTCATCAAGCTGCGCCTACCCGGCGTCGGGCTCGTCGGCCCCATCCCGCCGTCCACCATCGGCCGCCTCAGGAACCTCCAGGTGCTGTCCCTCCGCGCCAACTGCGTGTCCGGGGCCATCCCCGACGACATCCTCCGGCTCTCCGCCCTCCGCTCCGTCTTCCTGCACGACAACGCCATCTCCGGCGCCATCCCGCCGGGGGTCTCCGGGCTCGCGGCGCTCGAGCGGCTCGTGCTGTCCCACAACAACCTGTCTGGCCCCATCCCGTTCGCGCTCGGCGGCCTGGCCGCGCGGAGCGCGCTCAGGCTCGACGGCAACCGCCTGTCTGGCAAGATCCCCAGCATCGCCAACCCggggctcaaggtgttcaacgtcTCCGACAACCGGCTCAACGGGTCCATCCCGCGGGCGCTCTCGCGGTTCCCCGCCGACGCCTTCGCCGGGAACCTCCAGCTGTGCGGCACGCCCCTGCCCCCCTGCAGCCCCTTCTTCCCGTCCCCGTCGCCCGCGCCAGGGACGGGCCCGAGCGACGGCaagccaccgaagaagaagaagaaggtatcCACCGCGGCGATCGTCGGCATCATCGTGGCCGCCGTGGTCGCCGCGCTGCTGCTGCTTCTGGCCATCCTGTTCTGCTGCAAGAGGTCCCAGCGAGGCGCGCGCGTAGACGGCGCAAAAGGCACGGCGGCCGCGGCGACAGGCACAACAAGACCGCCGGCGTCGTCCGGCGACGGCACAGGCACGGCGTCCTCGCCAAAGGACGACGCCGGAACCTCCGGGTCTgtggccgcggcggcggcgggaggcgggACGGGGGAGGCGAGCCGGCTGGTGTTCGTGGGGAAGGGCGCGGGGTACAGCTTCGACCTAGAGGACCTGCTGCGCGTGTCGGCGGAGATGCTGGGGAAGGGGAGCGCGGGGACGTCGTACAATGCTGGGGAAGAATGTGTTTCCCAATGTTGA